The region ACCGTTAGCTAAATGGCGCTTTAAGTACCCATTATATAATGGCCGCTTATTTGCTTATTTATCAAGTATTTCAACTTCTTCATGTAGGCTCTTATCCACCTGTTTTATCAGCCAAAGCGTACTGGACACGCCAGAAAAGGGTTGAAGCAACTCTTATCCACTATCAACTCATCAAACGATAAATTATGGCCACTTCTATTTATAAATTACAGCGGGAGACAAAACGGACTGCTGACGATTCCTGGGAATGGTCTATCTGTGTTGAGGCCGGTAAAGCAGCCCTCAATAAGATTGATTCGGTAGTGTATGAAATACCTTTTCCTGAAAATCCAGTACGGGAAGTATACGACTCCGAGTCGCGGTTCAGGCTTTCGGATGTTTACACCGCTGCTTTTACGGCCAACGTCGAAATCAGACTGAAAGACGGGACTACTGAAAACACTAAAATCAACATAGACGTAAATGAAGCTCCCCTTACCGTAAATGCACCCCGGAAGCAAACCGAGTCTGAGGCTGTAAAGCCTACCTCCGGTTTTTCGATCCAATCCATTGTGTTACAGGGCGACTTGGACGAAAGCTTTGATTCGGAAGAAAGCGAAACCTTAACGCTCGACGCTGTCTATACGGTACGGCCCGCCACGCGCGCTGGCAATACCCCACGCCATGTAGTACCAGTGGTTGATGAGGCTGGTCACCCCAAAGTCATCGAGTTTACGTTCAGGAAAGTCAGTGGTAGCGAGGCAGATGCAGAAATCGACACCGACACTGTTTGGATTGGCGATTTAACGACTATTGATGATATTTTCCCCGGTACATCGACTCAGGTCAGGGGTATTGAGAATGGCCAGGGAAGGACCGTTGTTATTCCCGCAGAGTTATCGGTTGGGGAGTCGAACCGTAGCGGTATGCTACCCAGAATTGCACTCAAGCTAGTTCGGATCTTTACCAGAAGAGAAAAAGTTGAAGATAGTCGGCCTCAGATAGAGAAAGCGGTTCGGGATTTGGCAATCCGGCTGGAAGACCAGCAACTGGACAATAGAACGGGTTTGTTTCGGCTTACGGAGCAGTTCGAACTGGAGGACATAAAACTGCAAAACGGGGGCAACTACCTCCTGTTCATTCACGGTACCATGTCTTCCGCCAAGGGGGCGTTCGATAAGTTAAAGGACACACCGGTATGGACATTTATCAACCAAACGTACGAGAATAGGGTACTGGCTTTTCAGCACAAAACCCTCACTCAGAGCCCGCTGGAGAATGTACTGGAGTTGGTAAAAGAGCTACCGAAGACGGCTACGCTGACCCTCATCAGCCATTCGCGTGGCGGTTTGGTGGGCGATATCCTCAACCGATTCTGTCTGAGCGATACGTCGAAGCGTGGCTTTTCCCTTAACGAGAAAAATTACCTGCGCCGACAGAATCGCGACAACGACCTGCGGCTGATCGAAGAAATTGATGCTGCGATTTCGAACAAAAATATTACCATTGCCAAATTTATCCGGGTGGCTTCTACCGCCAGTGGGACAACGCTGTTATCTCACCGGCTCGACACGTTTTTCAATGTTATCGCCAATGTCATCGGTCTGGCTATTCTTCCCGCTTTCGGCCTGGTTCGGGATTTAATCGCCACCGTACTGGAAAGTCGACAGGATGTATCTATTCTGCCGGGCCTGGAAGTGCAGAGCCCCGGTTCGCCCTTTAACCAGATGCTCAACAATGCTAATCCTGATGTTCTCATCGATACGCCCCTCTTCATTATCTCGGGCGATGCCAAACTAAGTTTGCGCTGGCAGGCTATTAAAGTTGCGCTCACAAATCTGTTTTTCCTGGGCGATAATGATTTTGTGGTAGATACCCGCTCCATGTACAACGGCATCCGACGGGTCGAAACTAAAGTCCAGTATTTTTTCGACCAGGGGGCTAACGTAAACCACTCTGGGTATTTCGAAAACGACCGAACCCGGAATGCGTTGTTGCTGGCTTTACGGAGCACCGGCGATGCCCCCATACCCGGTTTTTCTAAACTGGATAGCCGTACGTTCAGCCAGGAGGAGATTCGGAATATAAGCTCAATAATGCCGGGAGGCAAAGTAGCGCCCACGCCGGTATCGGGCACGAAACCAATTGTGGTCTTGCTGCCGGGTATTATGGGCAGTACCCTGACCGTTAACGGTAAATCGGTATGGATCAATTATTTGAGCTTTCTCGGCGGTGGCCTTACCTCGTTACTGCATAATAATGACAACAACAGGTATGTAAAAGCAGACGGGCTCGTGGGTAGTGCGTACAAAAAACTGGCCGATGCGTTGTCGCGGGATTACGATGTGGTTGTTTTTCCGTTCGACTGGCGCATCGACATGGCCACCAATGCTGCAGCACTGGATCGAAAGCTGATGGACTTGAAGCAAGTGGGGCAGCCGGTTAAACTCATCGCCCATTCTATGGGGGGCGTGCTGGTGCGGGACTATATTATCCGATATGCCGACAACTGGAAGTTGTTGCAGGGCATTCAAGGGTTCCGGCTCCTGTTGCTGGGAGCGCCCCTGGGCGGTTCGTTCCGGATTCCCTACGTATTGTTTGGGCTGGATTCCCTGATTCATACGCTGGATTTTATCGACGTAACCCACTCCAAAAAGGAGCTGCTGGCAGTGTTTTCCCAGTTTCCGGGTATTCTTAGTCTGTTACCGCTAACTACCGACAAGGAAAATGATTTTGCCAGCCGCGAAACCTGGGAGCGCATGCGGGCGGCCTTTGGCGATACTAACTGGCCCATTCCCGGCGATACTTTATTAGATGATTTCAAGAACTATCGGGAGGATATTCTTAAAAAAGCAGCGACCATCGATCTGTCGCAGGCCGTTTACATCGCCGGTCAGAGTCGGATGAATCAGCAAACCATCAGCGGGTTCACAACGGACAATAACCGGCTGACGTTCCTGGCAACGAAAGAGGGCGACGAGAGCGTAACCTGGGCGAGCGGTATCCCCCAGCAGCTCGTCGAGCGTAACGCCGTGTACTACTCCGACGTAGCGCATGGTGAACTGGCGAATGAGCCCCGGTTGTTTGGCGCCATCCGTGAACTGCTGGATACGGGCATAACCTCGCAGCTGAAACGGGTTCGGCCGGTAGTGCGTAGTCTTGAGCGGGAGTTTAAAGCGAAGACTATCGTTAATTTTGACCTCTCATCTACCGGCGTTGAGAAGGTGCTGATGGGCCTGAGTACC is a window of Spirosoma linguale DSM 74 DNA encoding:
- a CDS encoding conserved hypothetical protein (KEGG: dar:Daro_3618 hypothetical protein), with translation MATSIYKLQRETKRTADDSWEWSICVEAGKAALNKIDSVVYEIPFPENPVREVYDSESRFRLSDVYTAAFTANVEIRLKDGTTENTKINIDVNEAPLTVNAPRKQTESEAVKPTSGFSIQSIVLQGDLDESFDSEESETLTLDAVYTVRPATRAGNTPRHVVPVVDEAGHPKVIEFTFRKVSGSEADAEIDTDTVWIGDLTTIDDIFPGTSTQVRGIENGQGRTVVIPAELSVGESNRSGMLPRIALKLVRIFTRREKVEDSRPQIEKAVRDLAIRLEDQQLDNRTGLFRLTEQFELEDIKLQNGGNYLLFIHGTMSSAKGAFDKLKDTPVWTFINQTYENRVLAFQHKTLTQSPLENVLELVKELPKTATLTLISHSRGGLVGDILNRFCLSDTSKRGFSLNEKNYLRRQNRDNDLRLIEEIDAAISNKNITIAKFIRVASTASGTTLLSHRLDTFFNVIANVIGLAILPAFGLVRDLIATVLESRQDVSILPGLEVQSPGSPFNQMLNNANPDVLIDTPLFIISGDAKLSLRWQAIKVALTNLFFLGDNDFVVDTRSMYNGIRRVETKVQYFFDQGANVNHSGYFENDRTRNALLLALRSTGDAPIPGFSKLDSRTFSQEEIRNISSIMPGGKVAPTPVSGTKPIVVLLPGIMGSTLTVNGKSVWINYLSFLGGGLTSLLHNNDNNRYVKADGLVGSAYKKLADALSRDYDVVVFPFDWRIDMATNAAALDRKLMDLKQVGQPVKLIAHSMGGVLVRDYIIRYADNWKLLQGIQGFRLLLLGAPLGGSFRIPYVLFGLDSLIHTLDFIDVTHSKKELLAVFSQFPGILSLLPLTTDKENDFASRETWERMRAAFGDTNWPIPGDTLLDDFKNYREDILKKAATIDLSQAVYIAGQSRMNQQTISGFTTDNNRLTFLATKEGDESVTWASGIPQQLVERNAVYYSDVAHGELANEPRLFGAIRELLDTGITSQLKRVRPVVRSLEREFKAKTIVNFDLSSTGVEKVLMGLSTNDQFATSDVPITVSVSNGDLKYAMHPLMIGHFEGDGIISAEKAVNWHLGGELSRRHRLGLYPGPIGTSERVASGSTRGFRGAIIVGLGKQGLLTEYLLTSTVEQGTSKYLVNINSKPDNLTGREAIPERVGISMLIIGSGYGGLRIENSVRAIIQGVQNANTKVRQIYDSPKLIDEIEFVELYKDKALTCIKAISAIEKDESRSLNIFRNSNKIKELTGLRERLPIDDMTEWWTRINVSCEKDEFGLIDLQRNLQFEISTDAARVESQPLSTMNNTLASMLEDLSRKDEWSADLAKAVFELMIPNSFKEQVKRQNNINWILDSYTAAFPWELLQDSGGNARPLSVNAGMVRQLSTGNTRANITPVLEPTAIVIGDPDLGNPAIQLKAALEEGKKVADLLKTQGFEVNSLLNKSASTILLELFSRNYRIIHLAGHGVFNPDPKAPTGMLIGKDAYLTPAYIKQMSNVPELVFVNCCFLGQFDGAAELANNNRLKLAANIGTQLIEIGVKAVVVAGWAVNDTAALDFAEVFYQSMFEGYSFGEAIKKARKLVFEKHGARNNTWGAYQAYGDPFYRLLTKMRLTKPNYNFVIPQEAEIELSNLLNRVESGGYDLEEVMQTMDAIDKALIRESLSSGRIIELQALLFSGLNMYDQAVTLFEKLWKEEKASFSFSATEKFCNTKAKYHVRAIKNIKKESVAVKPEVQKQAEDAIHEVILKMKGILCFGETAERINILAGTYKRLAQISNGQDKLDAYVCSANTYKRSYYMQGNKTKFYPLINWLSIENALVLANARKWEEDGLAKKEDLQGLLKTELDAIGTKDKEEKDFWDWISEATILLCQRLLGDKTISEEALLASYTTGWGYMGSQGQHQAEIEHLDFLEDALSITDSEKTKDSLAVVRRIKMTLEGMM